The Microbacterium horticulturae genome has a window encoding:
- a CDS encoding YihY/virulence factor BrkB family protein: MRELVRKITAWALSLRLVRTYLHYSERHGPMLADAITYRALFSVFAAVLLGFSLAGAWLAGNPDAMDRLTETVGDVIPGLLGDDGLIKPSAITAPGALTVAGIVAVIGLVGAALGAITSTRTALRTIADRTHDDVFFVWVLLRNIGVALAIAVGIILSAAATFAVGMIADLVRDAVGESIAPLAAFGTQAAAVLVIFLFDAVIVVVVFLALSGVKPTPGALIGGAVFGGIGLTVLQQLSSLFVRGASSNPLLASFASLIALLLWMNLSAQVLLLASSYIVVTLAEKADRVRARYGAPTMAHRRVQQAENAVALAIDELDRARAAEHKSDEHKSDDQKSDEKDSGGAD, translated from the coding sequence GTGCGTGAACTGGTCAGAAAGATCACCGCCTGGGCGCTGTCGCTGAGGCTCGTGCGAACGTACCTGCACTACAGCGAGCGGCACGGCCCGATGCTCGCCGACGCGATCACGTATCGCGCTCTGTTCAGCGTGTTCGCGGCCGTTCTGCTCGGCTTCAGCCTCGCGGGCGCCTGGTTGGCGGGCAACCCTGACGCGATGGACCGCCTGACCGAGACCGTCGGCGACGTCATCCCCGGGCTGCTCGGCGACGACGGACTCATCAAACCCAGCGCGATCACCGCCCCCGGCGCCCTCACCGTCGCCGGCATCGTCGCCGTGATCGGTTTGGTGGGCGCCGCGCTCGGCGCCATCACCTCGACCCGCACCGCATTGCGCACGATCGCCGATCGCACCCACGACGATGTGTTCTTCGTCTGGGTGCTGTTGCGCAACATCGGCGTCGCCCTGGCGATCGCGGTCGGCATCATCCTGTCGGCCGCGGCGACGTTCGCCGTCGGCATGATCGCCGATCTGGTGCGGGATGCCGTGGGCGAATCGATAGCACCGCTTGCGGCCTTCGGCACCCAGGCGGCGGCGGTGCTCGTGATCTTCCTGTTCGATGCCGTCATCGTCGTGGTCGTCTTCCTGGCGCTGTCGGGTGTGAAGCCGACGCCCGGCGCGCTGATCGGCGGAGCGGTGTTCGGCGGCATCGGCCTCACGGTGCTGCAGCAGCTGTCATCGCTGTTCGTGCGGGGCGCGTCATCCAACCCCCTGCTCGCGTCGTTCGCGTCCCTGATTGCGCTGCTGCTGTGGATGAACCTCTCCGCGCAGGTGCTCCTGCTGGCGTCGTCGTACATCGTCGTCACCCTCGCCGAGAAGGCGGATCGCGTGCGTGCCCGGTATGGTGCCCCGACGATGGCGCATCGCCGGGTGCAGCAGGCCGAGAACGCCGTCGCCCTCGCGATCGACGAGCTCGACCGGGCGCGTGCCGCCGAGCACAAGTCAGACGAGCACAAGTCCGACGACCAGAAGTCCGACGAGAAGGATTCAGGCGGCGCCGACTGA
- a CDS encoding LysR family transcriptional regulator, translated as MPRPLQPEALMTFLAVARLGRYTAAAEVLGLNHSTVSRRIAALEAAMGGRTLVRTSGGWEVTPLGRRAMAAAESIEESLRALGTDTGGDPVQGMVRIAAPEAFTSAFLVPAVSRLHRDHPTLAVELLAATQRVRQNRSGVDLEIVVGRPQVHRAYATPVCDYSLRLYASADYLERRGLPTAIDELSRHPLIYYVESSLQVDDLDRAAQRLPASPPSIRSTSVFAHVEATAAGAGVGVLPDFLADRDERLVPVLREAYAHPLSYWAVVRDGPRTTAVAATLEALHAHVRSVGAA; from the coding sequence ATGCCCCGTCCCCTGCAGCCCGAGGCCCTGATGACCTTTCTGGCAGTGGCCCGGCTCGGCCGGTACACGGCCGCCGCCGAGGTGCTGGGCCTGAATCACTCGACGGTGTCGCGCCGCATCGCGGCCCTCGAGGCGGCGATGGGTGGGCGCACGCTCGTGCGCACCTCGGGCGGGTGGGAGGTCACTCCCCTGGGCCGGCGGGCGATGGCCGCCGCCGAGAGCATCGAGGAGTCGCTGCGCGCCCTGGGCACCGACACCGGTGGCGACCCGGTGCAGGGCATGGTGCGCATCGCCGCACCCGAGGCGTTCACCTCGGCCTTCCTCGTGCCGGCGGTGTCACGGCTGCACCGCGACCACCCGACGCTGGCGGTCGAGCTGCTGGCCGCCACGCAGCGCGTGCGGCAGAACCGCTCGGGCGTCGACCTCGAGATCGTCGTGGGGCGACCCCAGGTGCACCGTGCGTACGCGACCCCGGTCTGCGACTATTCGCTGCGCCTGTACGCGAGCGCCGACTACCTCGAGCGCCGTGGCCTTCCCACTGCGATCGACGAGCTGTCGCGGCATCCCCTCATCTACTACGTCGAGTCGTCGCTGCAGGTCGACGATCTCGACCGCGCCGCGCAGCGGCTGCCGGCTTCTCCCCCGTCGATCCGCTCGACGAGCGTGTTCGCCCACGTCGAGGCCACGGCTGCCGGAGCCGGTGTCGGCGTGCTGCCCGACTTTCTCGCAGATCGCGACGAACGGCTCGTCCCCGTGCTGCGCGAGGCGTATGCGCATCCGCTGTCGTACTGGGCCGTGGTGCGCGATGGCCCGCGCACGACGGCGGTGGCGGCGACGCTCGAGGCGCTGCACGCGCACGTGCGCTCAGTCGGCGCCGCCTGA
- a CDS encoding NAD(P)-dependent oxidoreductase: MSTIAWIGLGHMGAPMSGNLVAAGHTVRGYDISPACVEAAAARGVTAVASAAEALEGADACFTSLPMPAHVRSVYDGPDGIWAHASTDTLLLDTSTVDVETSRWCHDESTARGFTFVDSPVSGGTAGAEAHSLAFMLGGAPADLERAKAFVEPMAGAVILCGEATAGIASKLVNNMMLFVSALGVAEGSQLAEQLGLDPKVFWSVANAASGQSWPQRTWYPVPGVVTTGSADKNFDATFSLDLARKDCSLALQAGAAAGLHLPAAELALSQFEQLVGEGLGAKDTMLITKLVTADGSLRGYDPSLDGR; this comes from the coding sequence ATGTCGACGATCGCCTGGATCGGACTGGGGCACATGGGCGCCCCGATGAGTGGAAACCTCGTCGCCGCGGGGCATACCGTGCGCGGTTACGACATCTCGCCGGCGTGCGTCGAAGCCGCCGCCGCCCGTGGCGTGACCGCGGTCGCGTCGGCCGCCGAGGCGCTGGAAGGCGCCGACGCCTGCTTCACCTCGCTGCCGATGCCCGCGCATGTGCGCAGCGTCTACGACGGGCCCGACGGCATCTGGGCCCACGCCTCGACCGACACGCTGCTGCTGGACACATCGACGGTCGACGTCGAGACTTCGCGCTGGTGCCATGACGAGTCGACGGCCCGGGGCTTCACGTTCGTCGACAGCCCCGTCTCCGGCGGCACCGCCGGCGCCGAGGCGCACTCACTCGCGTTCATGCTCGGCGGCGCACCCGCCGACCTCGAGCGGGCGAAGGCGTTCGTCGAGCCGATGGCCGGCGCGGTCATCCTGTGCGGCGAGGCCACCGCCGGCATCGCCTCGAAGCTCGTCAACAACATGATGCTGTTCGTCTCGGCCCTCGGCGTCGCCGAGGGCTCGCAGCTGGCCGAGCAGCTCGGGCTCGACCCGAAGGTGTTCTGGAGCGTCGCCAACGCCGCATCGGGGCAGTCGTGGCCACAGCGCACCTGGTACCCGGTGCCGGGCGTGGTGACCACCGGGTCGGCCGACAAGAACTTCGACGCCACGTTCTCGCTCGACCTCGCCCGCAAAGACTGTTCGCTCGCCCTGCAGGCCGGCGCTGCTGCGGGCCTGCACCTGCCGGCCGCCGAGCTCGCCCTCTCGCAGTTCGAGCAGCTCGTCGGCGAGGGCCTGGGCGCCAAAGACACCATGCTCATCACCAAGCTCGTCACGGCCGACGGCTCGCTGCGCGGCTACGACCCGTCGCTCGACGGTCGTTGA
- a CDS encoding CoA-acylating methylmalonate-semialdehyde dehydrogenase codes for MTTVTETTTLTQIPHVIGGQRVDPGERRGTVYNPSHGVPTGEIGLADAALVAEAARVAAEAQKKWRDVGLVKRAQMMFRVREIITSRAEELARIITAEHGKTVADALGEVARGLENVEFCTGLMHHLKGEYSEQIATGLDVHQVRQPLGVVACITPFNFPAMLPLWMVPTAIAAGNAVILKPSERDPSAAVWLADAFREAGLPDGVLNVVHGDKGTVDAILADPTIKAVSFVGSTPIAKYIYTEAAAHGKRVQALGGAKNHMVVMPDADLDAAADAAVSAGFGSAGERCMAISAVVAVGDVGDELVAKVAERMKGLKIGDGFDPDNEIGPLITDAARERVRGFVAGAEPEGARLVVDGREQQFDSDGFFLGASLVDEVKPGMAVYDEEVFGPVLSVVRVDSYDEAVQMINDNPYGNGTAIFTRDGKTARQFEYDIQVGMVGINVPIPVPVGSFSFGGWKNSLFGDTHMYGSEAFNFYTRRKVVTSRWPEPSESQISLGFPTH; via the coding sequence ATGACCACCGTCACCGAGACCACCACCCTCACGCAGATCCCGCACGTCATCGGCGGCCAGCGCGTCGACCCCGGCGAGCGCCGCGGCACCGTCTACAACCCGTCGCACGGCGTGCCCACCGGCGAGATCGGCCTGGCCGACGCCGCCCTGGTCGCCGAGGCCGCACGGGTCGCCGCCGAAGCGCAGAAGAAGTGGCGCGACGTCGGGCTGGTCAAGCGTGCGCAGATGATGTTCCGCGTGCGCGAGATCATCACCTCCCGCGCCGAAGAGCTGGCCCGCATCATCACCGCCGAGCACGGCAAGACCGTTGCCGACGCGCTCGGCGAGGTGGCGCGCGGGCTCGAGAACGTCGAGTTCTGCACCGGACTCATGCATCACCTGAAGGGCGAGTACTCCGAGCAGATCGCCACCGGCCTCGACGTGCATCAGGTGCGGCAGCCGCTGGGCGTCGTCGCGTGCATCACGCCGTTCAACTTCCCCGCGATGCTGCCGCTGTGGATGGTCCCCACAGCGATCGCCGCCGGCAACGCCGTGATCCTCAAGCCCAGCGAGCGCGACCCCTCTGCCGCGGTGTGGCTGGCCGACGCTTTCCGCGAGGCGGGACTGCCCGACGGCGTGCTCAACGTCGTGCACGGCGACAAGGGCACCGTTGACGCGATCCTCGCCGACCCCACGATCAAGGCCGTCTCGTTCGTCGGGTCGACGCCCATCGCCAAGTACATCTACACCGAGGCCGCCGCCCACGGCAAGCGGGTACAGGCACTCGGCGGGGCGAAGAACCACATGGTGGTCATGCCCGACGCGGATCTGGATGCCGCGGCCGACGCCGCCGTCTCAGCCGGGTTCGGCTCGGCCGGCGAACGCTGCATGGCGATCTCCGCGGTCGTCGCCGTCGGCGACGTGGGCGACGAGCTGGTCGCCAAGGTCGCCGAGCGCATGAAGGGCCTGAAGATCGGCGACGGCTTCGACCCCGACAACGAGATCGGACCGCTCATCACCGACGCGGCCCGCGAGCGCGTGCGTGGCTTCGTCGCGGGCGCCGAGCCTGAGGGTGCCCGGCTCGTCGTCGACGGGCGCGAGCAGCAGTTCGACTCCGACGGCTTCTTCCTCGGGGCATCCCTTGTCGACGAGGTCAAGCCCGGCATGGCCGTGTACGACGAAGAGGTCTTCGGCCCCGTGCTCTCGGTCGTGCGGGTGGACAGCTACGACGAAGCCGTGCAGATGATCAACGACAACCCGTACGGCAACGGCACGGCGATCTTCACGCGCGACGGTAAGACGGCCCGTCAGTTCGAGTACGACATCCAGGTCGGAATGGTCGGCATCAATGTGCCCATCCCGGTGCCGGTCGGATCGTTCTCGTTCGGCGGCTGGAAGAACTCGCTGTTCGGCGACACGCACATGTACGGGTCGGAGGCCTTCAACTTCTACACGCGCCGCAAGGTCGTCACGAGCCGCTGGCCCGAGCCGAGCGAGAGCCAGATCAGTCTGGGCTTCCCGACGCACTGA
- a CDS encoding CYTH domain-containing protein: MSADANHSLEVERKYDVDEAAQLPDWTALRLVTRVDAAEHRALDARYLDTADLALSAARVAVRRREGGPDAGWHIKASAPEGKHEWHWPLGADSNEDVPVEVAAALARWSTGPFLPLARIRNERVAYALRDDAGGLVAEVVDDHVRAVDERSGASSSWREWEVELGPAAPADPAAFFTAVDALVTAAGGRVAASDSKLARAVSASGSPD, encoded by the coding sequence GTGAGCGCCGACGCGAATCATTCACTCGAGGTCGAGCGCAAGTACGACGTCGACGAGGCGGCGCAGCTGCCGGATTGGACCGCGCTCCGGCTGGTGACGAGGGTGGATGCTGCAGAGCACCGTGCCCTCGACGCCCGGTATCTCGACACCGCCGACCTCGCGCTGAGCGCCGCCCGCGTGGCGGTGCGCCGACGCGAGGGCGGCCCCGATGCCGGCTGGCACATCAAGGCGTCCGCTCCCGAGGGCAAGCACGAGTGGCATTGGCCCCTGGGCGCCGATTCCAACGAGGACGTGCCTGTCGAGGTGGCCGCGGCTCTCGCGCGCTGGTCGACGGGGCCCTTCCTGCCGCTCGCGCGCATCCGCAACGAGCGCGTCGCGTATGCACTGCGCGACGACGCCGGCGGCCTGGTCGCCGAGGTGGTCGACGATCACGTGCGCGCCGTCGACGAGCGCAGCGGCGCATCGTCGAGCTGGCGTGAGTGGGAGGTCGAGCTGGGGCCGGCCGCCCCCGCGGACCCCGCGGCGTTCTTCACCGCGGTGGACGCGCTGGTGACCGCCGCGGGCGGCCGGGTCGCGGCATCCGACTCCAAACTGGCGCGGGCCGTCAGTGCGTCGGGAAGCCCAGACTGA
- a CDS encoding response regulator, which translates to MAIARLAGGPLDGQIIPLEPGVSDSLIIPYGEGQLIYRRAGAEENTGAHDGPTETRFVYDEATEDINPDPDSRDE; encoded by the coding sequence ATGGCCATCGCACGTCTTGCCGGAGGCCCGCTTGACGGGCAGATCATCCCGCTCGAACCGGGAGTGAGCGACTCGCTCATCATCCCCTACGGAGAGGGGCAGCTCATCTATCGCCGAGCCGGCGCCGAGGAGAACACCGGGGCCCATGACGGCCCCACCGAGACGCGGTTCGTCTACGACGAGGCGACCGAAGACATCAACCCCGACCCCGACAGCCGGGACGAGTGA
- the lpdA gene encoding dihydrolipoyl dehydrogenase, whose product MPHYDVVILGAGPGGYVAAVRSAQLGLNTAIIEEKYWGGVCLNVGCIPSKALLKNADLAHQVLHKADLFGISGDVHFDFGVAWDRSRKVSETHVKGIHFLMKKNKVTEYEGRGSFTGPNAITVTKSDGSTEEVTFDNAIISTGSTVRSLPGVTIGGNIVTYEEQILSRELPKSIVIVGAGAIGMEFAYVLRNYGVDVTIVEFLDRALPNEDVEVSKEITKQYKGYGIDILTSTKVEKVEDSGDKVTVTYTGKDGEAGSLEAEKVLMSVGFAPNVEGFDLDKTGVKLTERGAIDIDDYMRTNVPHIYAIGDVTAKLQLAHVAEAQAVVAAETIAGAETMTLGDYRMMPRATFCSPQVASFGLTEQQARDAGYDVKVAKFPFSANGKANGLGEPIGFVKLIADGEHLELLGGHMVGPDVSELLPELTLAQKWDLTALEAARNVHTHPTLSEALQEAFHGLAGHMINL is encoded by the coding sequence ATGCCACACTATGACGTCGTCATCCTCGGCGCCGGTCCCGGCGGATACGTCGCGGCCGTTCGCAGCGCCCAGCTCGGCCTTAACACGGCCATCATCGAAGAGAAGTACTGGGGCGGTGTGTGCCTCAACGTCGGCTGCATCCCCTCCAAGGCGCTCCTGAAGAACGCCGATCTCGCCCACCAGGTGCTCCACAAGGCCGACCTGTTCGGGATCTCCGGCGATGTTCACTTCGACTTCGGAGTGGCCTGGGACCGCAGCCGCAAGGTTTCGGAGACCCATGTCAAGGGCATCCACTTCCTGATGAAGAAGAACAAGGTGACGGAGTACGAGGGTCGCGGCTCGTTCACCGGCCCGAACGCCATCACTGTGACGAAGTCCGATGGCTCGACCGAAGAGGTCACGTTCGACAACGCGATCATCTCGACCGGTTCCACCGTGCGCAGCCTGCCGGGCGTGACCATCGGCGGCAACATCGTGACGTACGAGGAGCAGATCCTCTCCCGCGAGCTGCCGAAGTCGATCGTCATCGTCGGTGCCGGCGCCATCGGCATGGAGTTCGCCTACGTGCTGCGCAACTACGGCGTGGACGTCACGATCGTCGAGTTCCTCGACCGTGCGCTGCCCAACGAAGACGTCGAGGTCTCGAAGGAGATCACCAAGCAGTACAAGGGCTACGGCATCGACATCCTCACCTCGACCAAGGTCGAGAAGGTCGAGGACTCGGGCGACAAGGTCACCGTCACCTACACCGGCAAAGACGGCGAGGCGGGCTCACTCGAGGCCGAGAAGGTGCTCATGTCGGTCGGCTTCGCACCGAACGTCGAGGGCTTCGACCTCGACAAGACGGGTGTGAAGCTCACCGAGCGCGGCGCCATCGACATCGACGACTACATGCGCACGAACGTGCCGCACATCTACGCGATCGGCGACGTCACCGCCAAGCTGCAGCTGGCCCACGTGGCCGAGGCGCAGGCGGTCGTGGCAGCCGAGACCATCGCCGGCGCCGAGACCATGACGCTGGGCGACTACCGTATGATGCCGCGTGCCACGTTCTGCTCGCCGCAGGTCGCCTCGTTCGGCCTCACCGAGCAGCAGGCGCGCGACGCCGGCTATGACGTGAAGGTCGCGAAGTTCCCGTTCTCGGCCAACGGCAAGGCGAACGGCCTCGGCGAGCCCATCGGGTTCGTCAAGCTCATCGCCGACGGCGAGCATCTCGAGCTGCTGGGCGGCCACATGGTCGGCCCCGACGTCTCCGAGCTGCTGCCCGAGCTGACCCTCGCGCAGAAGTGGGACCTCACCGCTCTCGAGGCCGCCCGCAACGTGCACACGCACCCGACGCTGTCGGAGGCGCTGCAGGAGGCCTTCCACGGCCTGGCGGGGCACATGATCAACCTCTAG
- a CDS encoding copper resistance CopC family protein → MRVSTAIASALLAAIAVLGIAAPASAHDQLLSTDPENGSTVATLPDKVTLTFNDVVQDAGAEANQVKVMDASCTVIDDGAVEIADNVVTQKISGTATGPITVLWRVVSRDGHPVSGEFSFTVGDAAATASPSPCATGDITSSTSATAQSSPVPWIIGGIVLVVIVAGVILLLVTRSRRPDDQ, encoded by the coding sequence GTGAGAGTCTCCACCGCCATCGCCTCCGCCCTCCTGGCCGCCATCGCCGTGCTCGGCATCGCAGCCCCCGCCTCCGCCCACGACCAGCTGCTGTCGACGGACCCCGAGAACGGGTCCACGGTGGCGACCCTGCCCGACAAGGTGACGCTCACCTTCAACGACGTCGTGCAAGACGCCGGTGCCGAGGCGAATCAGGTGAAGGTGATGGATGCCTCGTGCACCGTCATCGACGACGGCGCCGTCGAGATCGCCGACAACGTGGTCACCCAGAAGATCTCGGGCACGGCCACCGGCCCGATCACGGTGCTGTGGCGGGTCGTCTCGCGCGACGGGCACCCCGTCTCGGGCGAGTTCTCGTTCACCGTCGGCGACGCGGCGGCCACGGCATCCCCCTCCCCCTGCGCGACCGGCGACATCACGTCGTCGACGTCGGCGACGGCACAGAGCTCGCCGGTGCCGTGGATCATCGGCGGCATCGTGCTCGTCGTCATCGTCGCGGGGGTCATCCTGCTCCTGGTGACCCGTTCACGCCGTCCCGACGACCAGTAG
- a CDS encoding FHA domain-containing protein — MEENRRHDIGDIHRGQSTPARASADTTQTFGHDSDLSFVPFGADLSDAELNAIDALPAGAALLIVRSGPTAGARYLLDNDVMTVGRHPEADIFFDDVTVSRRHAEITRDRSRFEIVDQRSLNGTYVNGERVDRAGLANGDEVRIGKFRLNFFGSPADLAADAEK, encoded by the coding sequence GTGGAAGAGAACCGCCGTCACGACATCGGTGACATCCACCGCGGTCAGAGCACGCCCGCACGCGCGTCGGCAGACACGACGCAGACGTTCGGTCATGACTCCGACCTGTCGTTCGTCCCGTTCGGTGCCGACCTCTCGGATGCAGAGCTGAACGCCATCGACGCACTGCCCGCGGGAGCGGCGCTTCTCATCGTGCGCTCCGGTCCGACCGCCGGTGCCCGGTACCTCCTCGACAACGACGTGATGACCGTGGGCCGCCACCCTGAGGCCGACATCTTCTTCGACGATGTTACCGTCTCGCGTCGGCATGCCGAGATCACGCGCGATCGCAGCCGATTCGAGATCGTCGACCAGCGGTCGCTGAACGGCACGTACGTGAACGGCGAACGCGTCGATCGGGCGGGCCTGGCCAACGGCGACGAGGTGCGCATCGGAAAGTTCCGTCTCAACTTCTTCGGATCCCCCGCCGACCTCGCCGCCGACGCGGAGAAGTGA
- a CDS encoding MerR family transcriptional regulator has product MAAASAPRRTANGGALSIGQVLARLSGDFPGLTASKLRFLEVQGIVTPLRTESGYRKFTPDDVERLRLALTLQRDHYLPLARIREYMDDVDAGRSPAAPTVVPPSITPQPRRYRRDELLRAAGASPQLLNDAISTGVIGAADGFTDQTLGVLRSLVALERHGIEPRHIRTLRQSVDREVALIESALAPLLRRTDAASRGRAGELAPELAARLADVRSHFVRSALERLVR; this is encoded by the coding sequence ATGGCAGCGGCCTCCGCCCCCCGTCGCACGGCGAACGGGGGAGCACTGAGCATCGGCCAAGTGCTGGCCCGGCTGAGCGGAGACTTCCCAGGGCTCACGGCGAGCAAGCTGCGCTTTCTCGAGGTGCAGGGCATCGTGACGCCGCTGCGCACCGAGTCGGGCTACCGCAAGTTCACCCCCGACGATGTCGAGCGACTGCGCCTCGCGCTGACGCTGCAGCGCGACCACTACCTGCCGCTGGCGCGCATCCGCGAGTACATGGACGACGTGGACGCCGGCCGCTCACCGGCGGCGCCGACGGTCGTGCCGCCCTCGATCACGCCGCAGCCGCGGCGCTACCGCCGTGACGAGCTGCTGCGCGCGGCCGGGGCGAGTCCGCAGCTGCTCAACGACGCCATCAGCACCGGGGTGATCGGTGCGGCCGACGGCTTCACCGACCAGACCCTCGGGGTGTTGCGCTCGCTGGTCGCCCTCGAGCGCCACGGCATCGAGCCGCGCCACATCCGCACGCTGCGACAGTCGGTCGACCGCGAGGTCGCTCTGATCGAATCGGCGCTCGCGCCCCTGCTGCGGCGGACGGATGCCGCGTCGCGAGGGCGCGCGGGAGAACTGGCGCCCGAGCTGGCCGCGCGGCTGGCCGACGTGCGCTCGCACTTCGTGCGCAGCGCGCTCGAGCGGCTCGTCCGGTGA
- a CDS encoding MerR family transcriptional regulator: protein MTAEDATGEQRFAVDLLFTDGLPAMDDEVGYRGAVAARAAGITYRQLDYWARTELVEPTVRSAKGSGTQRLYGFRDILVLKLVKRLLDTGISLQQIRTAVEQLRAAGIRDLAGTTLMSDGASVYLCTSNDEVIDLVSRGQGVFGIAVGKVLTEVESTLLDFDPQKPDPVDELAARRAKRTA from the coding sequence ATGACCGCTGAGGATGCCACAGGCGAACAGCGGTTCGCGGTCGACCTCCTGTTCACCGACGGACTGCCGGCGATGGACGACGAGGTCGGATATCGCGGCGCCGTCGCCGCGCGCGCCGCCGGAATCACCTACCGCCAGCTCGACTACTGGGCCCGTACCGAGCTCGTCGAGCCCACCGTGCGCAGCGCCAAGGGCTCGGGTACGCAGCGGCTCTACGGCTTTCGCGACATCCTCGTGCTCAAGCTCGTCAAGCGGCTTCTTGACACCGGCATCTCCCTGCAGCAGATCCGCACTGCCGTCGAGCAGCTGCGCGCCGCGGGCATCCGCGACCTCGCCGGCACCACGCTCATGAGCGACGGCGCGTCGGTCTACCTGTGCACCTCGAACGATGAGGTCATCGACCTCGTCAGCCGCGGCCAGGGCGTGTTCGGCATCGCCGTGGGCAAGGTGCTCACCGAGGTCGAGTCGACGCTCCTCGACTTCGACCCGCAGAAGCCCGACCCGGTCGACGAGCTGGCAGCCCGGCGCGCCAAGCGCACCGCGTAG
- a CDS encoding ParA family protein, whose amino-acid sequence MHVLSVSSLKGGVGKTTVTLGLASAAFARGVRTLVVDLDPQSDVSTGMDIQVAGRLNVADVLANPKEKVVRQAITSSGWAKVHPGTIDVMIGSPSAINFDGPHPSVRDVWKLEEALAAVEADYDLVLVDCAPSLNALTRTAWAASDRVIVVTEPGLFSVAAADRALRAIEEIRRGLSPRLQPLGIVVNRVRPQSIEHQFRIKELRDMFGPLVLTPQLPERTSLQQAQGAAKPLHIWPGDSAQELAADFDALLDRVMRTGRIPAPDGSAVV is encoded by the coding sequence GTGCACGTCCTCTCCGTCAGCTCACTCAAGGGTGGTGTCGGCAAGACGACCGTGACCCTCGGGCTCGCCTCTGCGGCGTTCGCCCGGGGCGTGCGGACTCTCGTCGTCGACCTCGACCCGCAGTCAGACGTGTCCACGGGCATGGACATCCAGGTCGCCGGGCGGCTCAACGTCGCCGACGTCCTGGCGAATCCGAAGGAGAAGGTCGTCCGCCAGGCGATCACCTCCAGCGGCTGGGCCAAGGTGCATCCGGGCACGATCGACGTCATGATCGGCAGCCCGTCTGCGATCAACTTCGACGGCCCGCACCCGAGCGTGCGCGACGTCTGGAAGCTCGAAGAGGCCCTCGCCGCCGTCGAGGCCGACTACGACCTCGTGCTGGTCGACTGCGCGCCGTCGCTGAACGCCCTCACGCGCACTGCGTGGGCGGCCAGTGACCGCGTGATCGTCGTCACCGAGCCGGGCCTGTTCTCCGTCGCGGCCGCCGACCGCGCGCTGCGCGCGATCGAAGAGATCCGCCGCGGCCTGTCGCCGCGTCTGCAGCCGCTGGGCATCGTCGTCAACCGCGTGCGCCCGCAGTCGATCGAGCACCAGTTCCGCATCAAGGAGCTGCGCGACATGTTCGGGCCGCTGGTGCTGACCCCGCAGCTGCCCGAGCGAACGTCGCTGCAGCAGGCGCAGGGTGCGGCCAAGCCGCTGCACATCTGGCCGGGCGACTCCGCGCAGGAGCTCGCGGCCGACTTCGACGCACTGCTGGACCGCGTCATGCGCACCGGACGCATCCCGGCGCCGGACGGCTCCGCCGTCGTCTGA